The following are from one region of the Bactrocera oleae isolate idBacOlea1 chromosome 6, idBacOlea1, whole genome shotgun sequence genome:
- the Sqor gene encoding sulfide:quinone oxidoreductase, mitochondrial: protein MLKVISGIKLPIAAGCYVNSGGIAARTFATGQALRDQHDCQVLIVGGGSGGCALAAKLSSKLGKNKVTVVEPAERHYYQPMFTLIGGGMKRLEQSYKPMAEVLPKNVNWIKSAAVEFDPKNNTVKTANGTNIKYDMLLVATGLQLNYDKIPGLVEALSITNGKVCSNYSPKYVDRTYECLQNIQGGNAIFTFPASPVKCPGAPQKIVYIAEHYFRKLNKRNKITVTYNTSLPVIFGVKHYADALWKVVEKRDIKVNLRRNLIEVRPQEDIAVFQDLDKPEQIFEEKYGLLHVTPPMSTPTFLAQCKELVNETAFVDVDKSTLQHLRYKNVFAIGDCSASPNSKTAASAAAQSPVVYHNMIAALKGKAMKRTYDGYASCPLVTGYRSCILAEFDYDLKPLETFPIAQNKERYSMFFLKKALMPTLYWKVMLNGYWNGPALMRNALSVFKFGKK, encoded by the exons atgctaAAAGTAATCTCAGGCATTAAATTGCCAATCGCAGCTGGGTGTTATGTGAACAGTGGTGGCATTGCCGCTCGCACTTTTGCAACCGGTCAAGCGCTGAGAGATCAACATGa CTGTCAAGTATTGATTGTCGGTGGTGGTTCCGGTGGTTGTGCCCTAGCGGCGAAGTTATCTTCGAAATTGGGAAAGAACAAAGTAACCGTTGTGGAGCCAGCAGAG CGTCACTACTACCAACCGATGTTCACACTGATTGGAGGTGGCATGAAACGATTGGAGCAGTCGTACAAACCGATGGCAGAGGTGTTACCGAAAAACGTCAACTGGATCAAGTCTGCGGCTGTGGAATTCGATCCGAAAAATAATACGGTGAAAACGGCAAATGGCACGAATATCAAATATGATATGTTACTAGTGGCAACAGGTCTGCAGTTAAACTATGATAAG ATACCCGGCTTAGTTGAAGCGCTTTCGATAACAAATGGCAAAGTTTGTTCAAATTACTCACCCAAATATGTGGATCGTACCTATGAGTGCTTGCAAAACATACAGGGTGGCAACGCTATTTTCACATTCCCCGCTTCACCCGTTAAATGTCCGGGAGCACCGCAGAAAATTGTCTACATTGCCGAGCACTATTTCCGCAAG TTGAATAAACGCAATAAAATAACAGTCACATATAATACATCGTTACCAGTCATTTTCGGCGTGAAACACTATGCCGACGCGCTGTGGAAAGTTGTGGAGAAGCGCGATATCAAAGTCAATTTGCGACGAAACTTAATTGAGGTGCGACCACAGGAGGATATCGCAGTGTTCCAAGACCTCGACAAACCGGAGCAGATTTTCGAGGAGAAA TATGGTCTGCTGCATGTCACGCCACCGATGAGCACACCAACGTTCTTGGCGCAGTGCAAGGAATTGGTGAACGAGACCGCATTTGTTGATGTGGACAAATCGACGCTGCAACATCTgcgatataaaaatgtttttgcaatCGGTGACTGTTCGGCATCGCCCAACTCAAAGACTGCCGCTTCAGCAGCCGCCCAATCGCCTGTCGTGTATCACAATATGATTGCTGCCCTGAAGGGCAAAGCAATGAAGCGCACATATGATGGCTACGCCTCGTGTCCGCTGGTCACCGGCTATAGAAGTTGTATTTTAGCTGAATTCGACTACGATCTGAAGCCATTGGAGACATTCCCGATCGCGCAGAATAAAGAACGCTACTCAATGTTCTTTTTGAAGAAGGCCTTAATGCCTACGCTCTATTGGAAAGTGATGCTGAATGGCTACTGGAACGGTCCAGCGCTTATGCGTAATGCCTTGTCTGTATTTAAATTCGGCAAAAAGTGA
- the pav gene encoding kinesin-like protein KIF23 — MKTIARTPLRPPKTPRCQTHHNERKSDHDPNKPRDPVHVYCRVRPLQSDADLSCVRVKNSTTVVLTPPDQALQHKQGAHREMQYIFKHVFEPHISQNDVFNAVAQPLVENLIRGRNSLLFTYGVTGSGKTYTMTGDSRHRGIMPRCLDALFKTISDYQAKKYIFKPDKLNGFEILSEADALLERQAEMNRRFAAGERNALRRKDSDPEIASQASCDAAPLQGLEEDNMFAVFVTYIEIYNNSVYDLLEEDAPQKTLQSKIIRSDASHNMFVHGVTEIEIKSVEEAIEAFQFGQKRKRMGHTVLNAESSRSHSVFNIRLVQAPTDCQGEHVVQDKRTIVVSQLSLVDLAGSERSSRTKNTGMRLREASSINNSLMTLRTCLEYLRENQQAPLNSAPKKIPYRDSKLTHMFKNYFDGEGQVSMIVCINPRGEDYDENTQVMKFAEMTQEVQIARATPIKPDLGLTPGRRKANKLFKIAVNNLNDLGHAEANKLDVDIGLVYSLGPGFPDYKIDSPEAQTAIQELMQYLMQRIEKRKILCADLETRCDNFRGHLMQMERENLQLRTELASLKTVYKQERDRMIAMENKLRVHESSIDELNNKLGNRERQIDELTRKLRDQQNLLNQKEQEKEKQKKKFTSKLAVEVDKKDRELEIRLREQRDKMRQKMRVRDEKLRLVSNIIQSEDIPSLVRRNSNDDILDNKMAISEPPSATRGESTQVHSARTEIYATPRHVRGMAAANNRHRRSRSAGEKWIEHRAQNPVPLGTILQPYLKNRKSVTKLTDAKELTNHKNTKYCLVSQEADTDGDVETKLYKGNVIPTCGGGAQVVFDDVECLKQKSPVPSPNRKRPSNGGGATLSGLGGATSSAMSAAAFSGGTNAAQELMSRCSVGIEGHNNKRTKV, encoded by the exons ATGAAGACTAT CGCTCGCACGCCATTGCGTCCACCAAAAACGCCACGTTGTCAAACCCATCATAATGAGCGTAAATCTGACCATGATCCCAATAAGCCTCGTGATCCTGTGCATGTTTATTGTCGCGTACGACCATTGCAATCGGATGCGGATTTGTCCTGTGTACGGGTAAAAAACTCAACTACCGTGGTCTTAACGCCACCAGATCAAGCCTTGCAACATAAACAAGGAGCACATCGTGAAATGCAGTATATTTTCAAACATGTCTTTGAACCACACATTTCACAAAACGATGTATTTAATGCTGTAGCACAACCGTTGGTTGAGAATTTAATACGTGGGCGAAATAGTCTACTATTTACTTATGGTGTCACTGGGAGCGGTAAGACGTACACAATGACAGGAGATTCTCGTCATCGCGGTATTATGCCACGTTGTTTAGATGCACTGTTCAAAACAATATCAGACTATCAagcaaagaaatatattttcaaacctGACAAATTAAACGGATTTGAAATATTGTCTGAAGCAGACGCTCTACTTGAACGACAAGCAGAAATGAATAGGCGTTTTGCAGCGGGTGAGCGCAATGCATTACGGCGTAAAGATTCTGATCCTGAAATAGCTTCACAAGCCTCATGTGATGCAGCACCCTTACAGGGACTTGAAGAAGATAATATGTTCGCAGTTTTTGTAACATACATTGAGATTTATAATAATAGTGTTTATGATCTGCTCGAAGAAGATGCACCTCAGAA aacTTTGCAAAGCAAAATTATTCGATCAGATGCCAGTCACAACATGTTTGTACACGGTGTCactgaaatagaaataaaatcagTTGAGGAAGCTATCGAGGCTTTCCAATTCGGTCAGAAACGTAAGCGTATGGGTCACACAGTGCTAAATGCAGAATCAAGTCGTAGTCATTCTGTATTTAATATACGTTTGGTACAAGCGCCGACTGATTGTCAAGGAGAGCATGTTGTACAAGATAAACGCACTATTGTAGTAAGTCAGCTATCACTAGTCGACTTGGCAGGTAGCGAACGTTCATCACGTACAAAAAATACGGGAATGCGTTTGCGCGAAGCTTCAAGTATAAACAATTCATTAATGACGCTACGAACATGCCTGGAATATTTACGCGAGAATCAACAGGCGCCTCTAAATAGTGCACCCAAAAAGATTCCATACCGCGACTCAAAACTCACACATATGTTTAAAAACTACTTCGACGGCGAGGGACAAGTGTCGATGATTGTGTGTATCAATCCGCGCGGTGAGGATTATGACGAAAACACG CAAGTAATGAAATTTGCCGAGATGACACAAGAGGTTCAGATTGCTCGCGCCACGCCCATCAAACCAGATCTTGGCTTAACTCCCGGACGTCGAAAGGCAAACAAGCTCTTCAAAATAGCGGTGAACAATCTTAATGACTTAGGGCATGCAGAAGCGAACAAACTGGATGTGGATATTGGTTTGGTGTACTCATTGGGACCCGGTTTTCCGGATTACAAAATCGATAGTCCCGAAGCGCAGACTGCCATACAAGAGTTGATGCAGTATTTAATGCAGCGcatagaaaaacgaaaaattttgtgCGCGGATCTAGAGACTCGTTGTGATAATTTCAGAGGGCATTTGATGCAAATGGAGCGAGAGAATTTACAGTTACGTACGGAATTGGCATCACTAAAAACTGTTTACAAACAAGAACGAGATCGTATGATAGCCATGGAGAATAAATTACGCGTACACGAGAGCTCAATTGATGAACTCAACAACAAATTGGGTAATCGTGAAAGACAGATAGATGAACTTACCAGAAAATTAAGAGATCAACAGAATCTGCTCAATCAAAAAGAACAGGAAAAAGAGAAACAAAAGAAGAAATTCACTTCTAAATTAGCGGTGGAGGTGGATAAAAAAGATCGTGAACTGGAGATAAGATTACGCGAACAGCGCGACAAAATGCGCCAAAAGATGCGCGTGCGCGATGAAAAACTACGTCTcgtatccaatattatacaatCGGAGGATATACCCAGTTTGGTGCGTCGCAATAGCAATGATGATATTTTGGACAATAAAATGGCGATTTCAGAGCCACCATCAGCCACGCGTGGCGAATCGACACAAGTGCATAGCGCGCGCACTGAAATATATGCCACACCACGCCATGTAAGG GGCATGGCTGCAGCTAACAACAGACATCGCCGTTCACGTTCGGCCGGCGAAAAGTGGATCGAACATCGTGCACAGAATCCTGTGCCACTTGGTACTATTCTACAACCGTATCTAAAGAATCGTAAATCTGTAACGAAACTAACCGATGCCAAAGAGTTGACAAATCACAAGAACACCAAATACTGTCTTGTTTCACAAGAGGCCGACACTGACGGTGATGTTGAGACCAAGCTCTACAAAGGCAATGTTATACCAACATGTGGCGGTGGAGCACAAGTTGTATTCGATGATGTGGAGTGTTTGAAGCAAAAGTCACCGGTGCCATCGCCAAACCGCAAGCGTCCAAGTAATGGTGGCGGTGCAACTCTTAGTGGTTTGGGTGGTGCAACCTCGTCGGCAATGTCGGCGGCGGCGTTCAGTGGCGGCACAAATGCTGCGCAAGAGTTAATGTCGCGGTGTAGTGTTGGCATCGAAGGTCATAACAATAAACGCACCAAAGTGTAG